A DNA window from Strix aluco isolate bStrAlu1 chromosome 6, bStrAlu1.hap1, whole genome shotgun sequence contains the following coding sequences:
- the OBSL1 gene encoding obscurin-like protein 1 isoform X2, whose amino-acid sequence MEGFGGAPRFLAYPRAITVQSGTDAVLSCQITGDPQPNILWEKDKTPIKPSGRFHVEAKGDLYSLLVSHATPQDSGLYICKAKNSVGETYAAATLKVEAGEPQEEERCSSSEAPSFLVAPSSTRVCRGEDVMFACRVSGQPCPVLEWEKDGHKLSDLFETSHFAVGQEPEDWHFLKLFGARPPDGGVYVCRARSGSREALAAAVLLVESRALLDGLPNGSPADGPEPLSERQQRRRHAAGRHAGPETWVPNGVVPARVPGAKAFAVSVGKHAKFRCYVTGKPKPEIVWQKDGEPLAPGRRHLVYEDREGYFILKVLYCKPQDQGLYVCTASNTAGQTLSAVQLQVKEHRLRFQVQLADVEVAEREDAVLECQVPLETIPTAWYLEDRELQPSHKYVMEERGVVRRLTIRDARTDDDGIYLCQMKDKGRSIAEVSVRGMIMKRLPRKLDVMEGENAVFCVETREAAEGTCWSRDGLQLQESLRTVLKSFGRTHLLVLVHVTRQDAGIISFTVGESQTSSQLRVKCVKRDPPSTPVAAEMSVAESNAALLAWCPAPDAHLRPPSRYLLERREAAEGEWVQCLATDLPSRVRVLGDSVPREADYCFRVCAANEHGRSSPVEFPGSVHLAPAARLERGLQDVRVRDGEDARFSLELSAVVNGTWFLDGTRLGEEEEACGRCSMRHRGMEHSLLIRGARVADSGAQVTFVSGEVRDSATLHVQAPQVHIAPVPEAERLREVPAGLPVLLECHVSPPGALVRWLKDGEAVPLDDVIAVQAEGCVRRLLLRSAGPLDTGMYTCDAGDDAVSFVVTVTEAPVRIVSSNEEAPHTYVAGQRVELWCQLSRPVALVRWYKDGEEVEADKSLVLEQEGLRHRLVLPCARPQDTGEFVCDASGDSVFYTVTVAEAPVRIVSSNEEAPHTYVAGQRVELWCQLSRLAAPVRWYKDGEEVEADKSLVLEQEGLQHRLVLPCARPQDTGEFVCDAGGDSAFYTVTVAAPQVHIAPVPEAQQLQEVLAGLPVLLECQVSPPDAPVHWLKDGEAVVPTEVLTICSEGSSKRLHILTAAPSHSGMYTCDARDDATNFRVTVSEAPVRIVSSNEEAPHTYVAGQRVELWCQLSHPAAPVRWYKDGEEVEADKSLVLEQEGPQHRLVLPCAQPQDTGEFVCDTGDASVSYHLSVAEPPVRILHPAQRSLELPVQVPGRVELRCELSVPDAPVRWFKDGLEVDETDNLLLLAEGPWRCLLIPRSSAEDAGEYICESKDEAVSFDVKVSEPPVRILQPRRPLPVVTVSPGETLTLDCELSRADALVFWAKEGIRLEAGGSLVLEEEGAHRRLVIPTARAEHSGKYICTAADDTMTFTVQVSDPLVRILERDVLPTRRLCRAMEDLVLEVQLSHAHREVKWYKDGEKLQDTGRVRLEEDGAHRSLVVLGATGRDAGEYLCDTGDDSIVFFVTVEVPEPPVTIVGSTGAVEHHCLVAGEDLVLACELSRPDATVRWLRDGQEVQPGERVQVKACGVLRQLTVCGVQPSDSGCYICDAASDRMVTSVEVSARPVRIVNKEEAQSPLEVLEGDSVTLVARLSPETAAVQWQKDGQMLHSGGRLLVCSEGPARSLTIKQAELGDGGVFLCDAGDDEVHFMLHVKEAPVLFVNKREEREKLLVLEGGSAVLSAVASTERADITWLGPQQAAVAGERCELRQDGRVHSLILCNVAKEDAGTYTCLSPHDQMQFDVSVRELRVKFLRGLSDVRVRQGERAVLWCELCKARGDVVWRKDGRALAPGPRWQMMAEGRERSLVLSCVEPEDAGEYCCESNDDQTLAMLTVQVPRVVEIITELQSLTVLEGEDATFKCLVSPEDVAMTWQLNGQPVVPGERLLVTRSGLCHSLTLRQCQPGDAGTVTANAEGLVSTARLSVQEAQVLFMRKLRDVVAEEQGDVCLEVEVSHEAAEVQWLKQGILLQPGSKYQLQESGCQRTLTIRCLGPADRGTYRCETLHDRTQAKLCVEPRKVSIQTPLADVETFEKETATFHLELSHPGVPGVWTRDGIRVKPSSTCRISTMGCGHSLTLEGLSLEDSGTVTFTADTLRCSARLLVREPPVTMVRVPRDLGVPETGVASFECELSRPSAEVKWFKDGQELRPGPNCRIYSAGRRRVLQLSRCEMADAGIYTCDAVDCRASAMLHVQERQVRIVQDLQDAEVREGDNAVFTCEASHGDVKGEWFRDREKIKVSSTVKIRQEGTRHFLLLCGVRPEDAGLIRFAAGVAASEASLRVEVLPIRIVKPLRDKTVLARHKATLECTVSHARGRVRWLRGDTEIFAGDKYEICNLDCYRTLIIHRVGPEDEDSYTCDAFDDRSTARLLVEGS is encoded by the exons ATGGAGGGATTCGGGGGAGCCCCCAGGTTCCTGGCTTACCCACGTGCCATCACGGTGCAAAGCGGCACTGACGCGGTCCTGAGCTGCCAGATCACAGGCGACCCCCAGCCGAACATCCTCTGGGAAAAGGACAAGACCCCGATCAAGCCCTCAGGCCGCTTCCATGTGGAGGCCAAGGGGGACCTGTACAGCCTGCTGGTGTCCCACGCCACCCCCCAGGACAGCGGGCTCTACATCTGCAAGGCCAAGAACAGTGTTGGTGAGACCTACGCTGCTGCCACACTCAAGGTGGAGGCAGGGGAGCCCCAAGAGGAGGAGAGATGCTCAAGCAGTGAAGCACCTTCCTTCCTCGTTGCCCCCTCATCCACACGGGTGTGCCGGGGGGAGGATGTGATGTTCGCCTGCAGGGTGTCTGGGCAGCCCTGCCCGGTGCTGGAGTGGGAGAAGGATGGGCACAAGCTCTCTGACCTCTTCGAGACCAGCCACTTTGCAGTGGGACAGGAGCCGGAGGACTGGCACTTCCTGAAGCTGTTTGGTGCCCGGCCCCCAGACGGAGGGGTGTATGTGTGCCGGGCACGCAGTGGCTCCCGGGAGGCCCTGGCTGCTGCCGTGCTCCTGGTTGAATCCCGGGCACTGTTGGATGGGCTCCCCAACGGTTCTCCTGCTGATGGCCCCGAGCCGCTGTCGGAgaggcagcagcggcggcggcacgCAGCAGGACGGCATGCAGGACCGGAGACCTGGGTGCCCAATGGCGTGGTGCCGGCCAGGGTGCCAGGGGCCAAGGCATTTGCCGTGAGCGTGGGGAAGCATGCCAAGTTTCGCTGCTATGTTACTGGCAAGCCCAAGCCAGAGATCGTCTGGCAGAAGGATGGTGAGCCCCTCGCCCCCGGCCGCAGGCACCTCGTCTACGAGGACCGGGAGGGCTACTTCATCCTCAAGGTACTGTACTGCAAACCCCAGGACCAGGGACTGTACGTCTGCACTGCATCCAACACTGCCGGCCAGACCCTCAGCGCAGTGCAGCTCCAGGTGAAAG AGCACCGGCTGCGGTTCCAGGTGCAGCTGGCAGACGTGGAGGTGGCGGAGCGGGAGGACGCTGTGCTAGAGTGCCAGGTGCCGCTGGAGACCATCCCCACCGCCTGGTACCTGGAGGacagggagctgcagcccagTCACAAGTACGTGATGGAAGAGCGAGGCGTGGTGCGGCGCCTGACCATTCGCGACGCCCGCACCGATGACGACGGCATCTACCTCTGCCAGATGAAGGACAAGGGGCGCAGCATCGCTGAGGTGTCCGTCCGAG GGATGATCATGAAGCGGCTGCCACGGAAGCTGGATGTGATGGAGGGGGAGAATGCAGTTTTCTGTGTGGAGAcgcgggaggcggcggagggGACCTGCTGGAGCCGGGatgggctgcagctgcaggagtCGCTCCGCACTGTGCTGAAGAGCTTTGGCAGGACACATCTCCTGGTGCTGGTGCACGTCACCCGCCAGGACGCGGGCATCATCTCCTTCACTGTTGGGGAGTCACAGACGTCCTCCCAGCTCCGAGTCAAGT GTGTGAAGCGTGACCCCCCAAGCACACCAGTGGCAGCCGAGATGAGTGTGGCGGAGAGCAACGCAGCCCTACTGGCCTGGTGCCCCGCGCCTGACGCCCACCTCCGCCCCCCCAGCCGCTACCTGCTGgagcggcgggaggcggcggagggTGAGTGGGTGCAGTGTCTCGCCACCGACCTGCCCAGCCGCGTGCGGGTGCTGGGCGACAGCGTGCCCCGCGAGGCCGACTACTGCTTCCGCGTCTGTGCCGCCAACGAACACGGCAGGAGCAGCCCCGTGGAGTTCCCTGGCTCCGTGCATCTCG CCCCGGCAGCTCGCCTGGAAAGGGGTCTGCAGGATGTGCGGGTGCGGGACGGCGAGGATGCACGGTTTTCCCTGGAGCTGTCGGCCGTGGTGAATGGCACCTGGTTCCTCGATGGtaccaggctgggtgaggaggaggaggcgtgTGGACGGTGCAGCATGCGGCACCGTGGGATGGAGCACTCACTGCTGATCCGGGGAGCACGGGTGGCTGACAGCGGCGCCCAGGTCACCTTTGTGTCTGGCGAGGTGCGGGACTCGGCCACGTTGCACGTGCAAG CCCCACAGGTCCACATTGCTCCAGTGCCTGAGGCTGAGCGGCTCCGGGAGGTGCCAGCAGGGCTGCCCGTGCTGCTGGAGTGCCATGTGTCCCCCCCGGGTGCCCTCGTCCGCTGGCTGAAGGATGGCGAGGCCGTGCCCCTGGATGACGTTATTGCAGTGCAGGCAGAGGGCTGTGTGCGGAGGCTGCTCCTCCGCTCGGCGGGGCCCCTGGACACTGGCATGTACACCTGTGATGCTGGGGATGATGCCGTGAGCTTTGTGGTGACGGTGACCG AGGCGCCGGTGAGGATCGTCAGCTCCAACGAGGAGGCCCCCCACACCTATGTGGCCGGGCAGCGCGTGGAGCTGTGGTGCCAGCTGTCCCGCCCAGTGGCCCTGGTGCGCTGGTacaaggatggggaggaggtggaggcagaCAAGAGcctggtgctggagcaggaggggctGCGGCACCGGCTGGTGCTGCCCTGTGCCCGGCCACAGGACACGGGGGAATTCGTCTGCGATGCCAGCGGGGACTCTGTGTTCTACACTGTCACTGTGGCAG AGGCACCAGTGAGGATCGTCAGCTCCAACGAGGAGGCCCCCCACACCTATGTGGCCGGGCAGCGCGTGGAGCTGTGGTGCCAGCTGTCCCGCCTGGCAGCCCCGGTGCGCTGGTACAAGGacggggaggaggtggaggcagaCAAGAGcctggtgctggagcaggaggggctgcagcacCGGCTGGTGCTGCCCTGTGCCCGGCCGCAGGACACAGGGGAATTCGTCTGCGACGCCGGCGGGGACTCTGCTTTCTACACCGTCACCGTGGCAG CCCCACAGGTCCACATTGCCCCAGTGCCTGAGGCACAGCAGCTCCAGgaggtgctggcagggctgcccgTGCTGCTGGAGTGCCAGGTGTCCCCCCCAGATGCCCCTGTCCACTGGCTGAAGGATGGCGAGGCCGTGGTCCCAACTGAGGTCCTGACCATCTGCTCAGAGGGAAGCTCGAAGAGGCTGCACATCCTCACAGCCGCACCGTCCCACTCGGGGATGTACACCTGCGATGCCCGGGATGATGCCACCAACTTCAGGGTGACCGTGAGCG AGGCGCCGGTGAGGATTGTCAGCTCCAACGAGGAGGCCCCCCACACCTATGTGGCCGGGCAGCGCGTGGAGCTGTGGTGTCAGTTGTCCCACCCGGCAGCCCCGGTGCGCTGGTACAAGGacggggaggaggtggaggcagaCAAGAGcctggtgctggagcaggaggggcCCCAGCACCGGCTGGTGCTGCCCTGTGCCCAGCCGCAGGACACGGGGGAGTTCGTCTGCGACACCGGGGATGCGTCTGTCTCCTACCACCTCTCGGTGGCAG AGCCGCCAGTGAGGATCCTGCACCCTGCACAGCGCTCACTGGAGCTGCCAGTGCAGGTGCCAGGGCGCGTGGAGCTGCGGTGCGAGCTCTCCGTGCCGGATGCTCCCGTGCGCTGGTTCAAGGATGGGCTGGAAGTGGATGAGACTGacaacctgctgctgctggcggagGGGCCCTGGCGCTGCCTCCTCATCCCCAGGAGCAGCGCGGAGGATGCGGGCGAGTACATCTGCGAGAGCAAGGATGAGGCTGTCTCCTTCGACGTCAAGGTGTCAG AGCCACCGGTGAGGATCCTGCAGCCCCGCAGACCTCTCCCTGTTGTGACAGTGTCCCCGGGGGAGACGTTGACGCTGGACTGTGAGCTGTCCCGCGCAGACGCTCTAGTGTTCTGGGCCAAAGAGGGCATCAGGCTGGAGGCTGGGGGCAGCCTGGTCCTGGAAGAGGAGGGTGCCCACCGCCGCCTGGTCATCCCCACGGCCCGAGCTGAGCACTCCGGAAAATACATCTGCACCGCTGCCGATGACACAATGACCTTCACTGTCCAAGTGTCAG ATCCGCTGGTCAGGATCCTGGAGAGAGACGTCCTGCCAACCCGCCGGCTTTGCCGGGCTATGGAGGACCTGGTGCTGGAGGTGCAACTCTCGCACGCCCACAGGGAGGTGAAGTGGTACAAGGATGGAGAGAAGCTGCAGGACACGGGGCGTGTGCGTCTGGAGGAGGACGGCGCACACCGCTCCCTTGTCGTCCTGGGTGCCACAGGCAGGGACGCTGGGGAGTATCTGTGCGACACAGGTGATGACAGCATCGTCTTCTTCGTCACTGTGGAAG TCCCAGAGCCACCGGTGACCATCGTGGGCAGCACGGGCGCCGTGGAGCATCACTGCCTGGTGGCCGGAGAGGATCTGGTGCTGGCTTGTGAGCTCTCCCGGCCTGATGCCACCGTGCGCTGGCTCCGGGATGGCCAGGAGGTGCAGCCGGGTGAGCGGGTGCAGGTCAAGGCCTGCGGGGTGCTGCGGCAGCTCACCGTCTGTGGGGTGCAGCCCAGCGACTCGGGGTGCTACATCTGCGATGCTGCCAGTGACCGCATGGTGACAAGCGTGGAGGTGTCAG ctcGGCCTGTGCGCATTGTCAACAAGGAGGAGGCACAAAGCCCACTGGAGGTGCTGGAGGGGGACAGTGTGACGCTGGTGGCCCGGCTATCCCCGGAGACAGCAGCAGTGCAGTGGCAGAAGGACGGACAGATGCTGCACTCGGGTGGGCGGCTGCTGGTGTGCAGCGAGGGCCCTGCACGCAGCCTCACCATCAAGCAAGCAGAGCTGGGCGACGGCGGCGTCTTCCTTTGCGATGCTGGTGATGACGAGGTGCATTTCATGCTGCACGTGAAAG AGGCGCCCGTGCTGTTTGTGAACAAACGGGAGGAGCGGGAGAAGCTGCTGGTGCTGGAGGGTGGCAGTGCCGTGCTCTCCGCTGTTGCCTCCACGGAGCGAGCCGACATCACCTGGCTGGGCCCACAGCAGGCGGCAGTGGCCGGGGAGCGCTGTGAGCTGCGGCAGGATGGCCGCGTGCACAGCCTCATTCTCTGCAACGTGGCCAAGGAGGACGCCGGCACCTACACCTGCCTCTCCCCCCACGACCAGATGCAGTTCGACGTGAGCGTCCGAG AGCTGCGGGTGAAGTTCCTGCGTGGGCTGTCGGACGTGCGTGTGCGGCAGGGCGAGCGGGCGGTGCTGTGGTGCGAGCTCTGCAAGGCGCGGGGCGACGTGGTGTGGCGGAAGGACGGGCGGGCGCTGGCACCGGGCCCCCGCTGGCAGATGATGGCAGAGGGGCGAGAGCGCTCGCTGGTGCTGAGCTGCGTAGAGCCTGAGGATGCCGGCGAGTACTGCTGCGAGTCCAACGATGACCAGACGCTGGCGATGCTGACGGTGCAGG TCCCTAGGGTGGTGGAGATCATCACAGAGCTGCAGAGCCTGACGGTGCTGGAAGGGGAGGATGCCACCTTCAAGTGCCTGGTGTCCCCTGAGGATGTGGCCATGACCTGGCAGCTGAACGGCCAGCCCGTGGTCCCTGGCGAGCGGCTGCTGGTGACAAGGAGCGGGCTGTGCCACAGCCTTACCCTCCGGCAGTGCCAGCCAGGCGATGCGGGCACTGTGACAGCCAATGCCGAGGGGCTGGTGAGCACAGCCCGGCTGAGCGTGCAAG AGGCGCAGGTGCTGTTCATGCGGAAGCTGCGGGACGTggtggcagaggagcagggggaTGTGTGCCTGGAGGTGGAAGTGAGCCACGAGGCCGCCGAGGTGCAGTGGCTGAAGCAGGGCATCCTCCTCCAGCCGGGCAGCAAGTACCAGCTGCAGGAGTCGGGGTGCCAGCGCACCCTCACCATCCGCTGCCTCGGCCCCGCTGACCGTGGCACCTACCGCTGCGAGACCCTGCACGACCGCACACAGGCCAAGCTCTGTGTGGAGC CCCGGAAGGTGTCGATCCAGACACCATTGGCAGATGTGGAGACCTTCGAGAAGGAGACGGCCACCTTCCACCTGGAGCTGTCTCACCCTGGTGTGCCCGGGGTCTGGACGCGGGATGGCATCCGGGTGAAGCCCAGCAGCACGTGCCGGATCAGCACTATGGGCTGCGGGCACAGCCTGACACTGGAGGGGCTGTCGCTGGAGGACTCAGGCACCGTCACCTTCACTGCTGACACCCTGCGCTGCAGCGCCCGCCTACTTGTGCGGG AGCCTCCAGTCACTATGGTGAGGGTCCCGCGAGACCTGGGGGTCCCAGAGACAGGGGTTGCCAGCTTCGAGTGTGAGCTGTCTCGTCCCAGCGCGGAGGTGAAGTGGTTCAAG